The Pseudonocardia broussonetiae DNA segment GGTGCTGATCTCCGCGCTCGACACCGTCCTGGACCGGACGGTCGCCCCCGGCTACTCGCGCCTCGGCTACCTCGCGCGGTCGGCGGGGTGGTCGGGCGCGCAGGCCGACCCGGCGCCGGGCGCGCTGGCGGGCAGGGTCGCGCTGGTCACGGGCGGGGGAGGGGGCCTCGGGCTCGCCACCGTCGCCGGGCTGGCGCGGCTCGGGGCCGCGGTCCACCTGGTCGTGCGCGACGAGGGGCGCGGCGAGCAGGCACGCGCGCGCCTGGCCGCGGAGCTGCCGGGCGCCGACCTGCGCGTCACGCGCTGCGACGTCTCCGATCTCGACGACGTGCGCCGCGCCGCCCCCGTCCTCGCCGACGCGCGTCCCGACCTCCTCGTGCACAACGCCGGGGTGCTGCCGCCCGCGCGCAGGACGACCGCGCAGGGCCACGAGCTGACGCTGGCCACGCACGTGCTCGGCCCGCACCTGCTCACGCGGCTGCTCGCGGGCCCGCTGGGCGAGCGCGGCGGGCGGGTGCTGTGGATCGCGTCGGGCGGGATGTACGCCCAGCGCCTGCGGTCCGACGAGCCCGTTCCCTACGACGGCACCACCGCCTACGCCCGCACGAAGCGGATGCAGGTGGTGCTGTCCGGGCTGTGGGCGCGGGAGCTGCGGGGCCGCGTCGACGTCCACGCCGTGCACCCGGGCTGGGCCGACACCCCGGGCCTCGCCAGCTCGCTGCCCGGCTTCGGGCGGCTGCTCGGCCCGCTGCTGCGCACCGCCGAGCAGGGAGCCGACACCGCGGTGTGGCTCGCGGCCGCGCCCGCGGACGTCGCCGGGACGGGGCGGTTCTGGCACGACCGCCGCCCGCGCCCGGAGCACTACGTGCCCTGGACGCGGGAGAGCGCGGCCGACCGCGCGGAGCTGTGGGCCCGCGCGGAGTCCCTCACCAGCTGAGCAGCAGCTCCTCGGGCTGTGCAGCGCTAGGCACTGGGGGTGGGCCCGTCGAGCAGGACGCGGGCCGCCCGCAGGACGTGGGCCACGGCGCCGCGGTCCGCCCCCGCGCCGATCTCGGCCCGGACCTGCCCGAGCCCGAGCAGCCACGCGAGCAGCAGGGTGGCCCGCAGATCGGCCTCGTCGGGGTCGTCGGTGCCCGCCTGCGCCGCGAACGCCGCGCGGTAGGCGGCGCCGAGCTCGGTGCGCACCGTCTCGGCCGGCGTGCCCCCCGAGCGCAGGACGGCGTGGAACATCGCGCCGTCGGGCTCGTCGGCGAACACGGCGGTGACCAGGCGCTCCAGCAGCGTCTCCGGCGGGCCGTCCGACAGCGGGGCGAGCGCCTGCGCGGTGACCGCCTCGGCGAACAGCGACTCCTTGTTGCCGAAGTACCGGAACAGCAGCGCCTGGTTGACGCCGGCCCGGTCGGCGACGCCGCGCACCGTCGTCCGGTCGTAGCCGCGCTCGGCGAACAGCGTGCGCGCGGCGGCCAGCAGGGCGCCGCGGGTGGCGGCCGAGTCGCGGGGGCGCGGGACGGTGGTCATCGGCGCTTCCTCTCCGGCGGGATCGGGCGATCAGACCACATCGGGCACGCGTGTGGTGCGCCGCGCCGCGGGGTACGCCCCGGCATGCCCGACTACGACGACCAGTCCGACGCCCCCGACCTGGGCGCGTCGGTGCAGCTCGAGAACAGCGAGACGATGGAGGGGCCGCCCGGGGCGGACCCGCTCGACGCCGGGTACGTGCCGCCGGACCGCCCCTACGCCCTGGACGACGACCGCACCGAGACCCTCGACGACCGGCTCGCCGCGGAGCTCCCCGAGGAGGTCGTCGACGCGCAGGTCGACCGCGCCGGACGGCTCACCAACGACGACGGCGACGACATGGACGCCGTCGACGTCGGCATCGACGGCGGTGCGGCGTCGGCGGAGGAGGCGGCCGTGCACGACGTCGACGTCGACACGCGCGTCGACGGCGAGCCATCCGTGGCCGCCGACCCGGAGCTCCTCGACCCGGAGGTGGAGGCCGAGATCGACGGGTCCGAGGACGCGCTCGCCCGCCGCGACGCGGGCCGCGACCTCGCCGACACCCTCGACCGGGCGGTCGACGGCTCCGCCGCGGGGGCGTCGGGACGCACGGACGCGGGGCCGGTACCGGGCCTGTGAGCAGGTCGCGGTGACAGGCACGGTTCCCCCGGGGACAGTGGAGGGATGACGAGGGTGGAGGGATGACGGTGCACCGGCCCGGTCCGCTGCGGTGGCTCTGGTACGCCATGGGCGGCGGGCTGCCGGCGCGCTACCGCGACTGGGTGCTGCACGACGTCACGACGAGGACGTGGGCGCTGCGTCAGATGCTGCGCTCGATCGTGCAGCTGGTGCCGATCGGGATCCTGCTGGTGCTGCTGGTGCCCGGGGAGCTGTGGGTCCGGCTGGTCGCCGTGCTCGGCGGGGCGGCGGTGGGGATGATCTACGCGGCCTCGTTCGTCCACCTGACGACCGAGCACCGGTCGGTCAAGGCCGGCTGGGCGCGGGGCCAGGCCGAGGCGGTCCGGGAGAAGCGCACGGCCCCCCGGCGGGAGGCGGCGGCGCGGCGGTACGAGGAGCGGTACCGCTGATCCCGGTCGTCGGTGCTACTCGGCGCCCGCGGTGAGCTTGGCGATCTCCACGTCCAGGTCCATCCGGCCGCCCTCGTC contains these protein-coding regions:
- a CDS encoding TetR/AcrR family transcriptional regulator is translated as MTTVPRPRDSAATRGALLAAARTLFAERGYDRTTVRGVADRAGVNQALLFRYFGNKESLFAEAVTAQALAPLSDGPPETLLERLVTAVFADEPDGAMFHAVLRSGGTPAETVRTELGAAYRAAFAAQAGTDDPDEADLRATLLLAWLLGLGQVRAEIGAGADRGAVAHVLRAARVLLDGPTPSA
- a CDS encoding SDR family NAD(P)-dependent oxidoreductase, which produces MLISALDTVLDRTVAPGYSRLGYLARSAGWSGAQADPAPGALAGRVALVTGGGGGLGLATVAGLARLGAAVHLVVRDEGRGEQARARLAAELPGADLRVTRCDVSDLDDVRRAAPVLADARPDLLVHNAGVLPPARRTTAQGHELTLATHVLGPHLLTRLLAGPLGERGGRVLWIASGGMYAQRLRSDEPVPYDGTTAYARTKRMQVVLSGLWARELRGRVDVHAVHPGWADTPGLASSLPGFGRLLGPLLRTAEQGADTAVWLAAAPADVAGTGRFWHDRRPRPEHYVPWTRESAADRAELWARAESLTS
- a CDS encoding DUF5709 domain-containing protein, which gives rise to MPDYDDQSDAPDLGASVQLENSETMEGPPGADPLDAGYVPPDRPYALDDDRTETLDDRLAAELPEEVVDAQVDRAGRLTNDDGDDMDAVDVGIDGGAASAEEAAVHDVDVDTRVDGEPSVAADPELLDPEVEAEIDGSEDALARRDAGRDLADTLDRAVDGSAAGASGRTDAGPVPGL
- a CDS encoding DUF5313 family protein, yielding MTVHRPGPLRWLWYAMGGGLPARYRDWVLHDVTTRTWALRQMLRSIVQLVPIGILLVLLVPGELWVRLVAVLGGAAVGMIYAASFVHLTTEHRSVKAGWARGQAEAVREKRTAPRREAAARRYEERYR